In Propionicimonas paludicola, a single window of DNA contains:
- a CDS encoding DUF6716 putative glycosyltransferase, with product MAVLADTDSRWKWALATANSLSPGSLRCYLRPGPQLPSERQLRESGVDPADVTEVSLGDLVDVVAADECDVVILGLGGDAVQAVLQSFAARWTGPSRPILVAGYVGIVYERLVEGLYQRAGADVVIANSPADARSFADLLTAIGFDPSAVVTEPLPFLAEASPGAAAEGTALTFAAQPEVPSRKEDRRYLVSRLIEHARRHPERPVLLKVRGLAGESLTHPEPYPYQRLVQQFGGELPANFEVVAGSMSDALDRTAVLVTVSSTAAAESIHRGIPTAILTDFGVREGLGNHFFAGSGCYASFDELDEGVRPTADREWAAAHGLVAMQRGALAERIAALRSTELPAVSPYFSRRRSPVYLGRMLSDHGLDSQARPLHDGSRRRGRFASAVARRLYRAGAAIVAPALRRLGEG from the coding sequence GTGGCTGTGCTAGCCGACACCGACAGCCGCTGGAAATGGGCGCTGGCCACCGCGAACTCTCTGAGTCCTGGCTCGTTGCGCTGCTATCTGCGTCCGGGGCCGCAACTCCCCAGTGAGCGCCAACTACGCGAGTCGGGCGTTGATCCGGCTGACGTCACCGAAGTGTCCCTGGGTGACCTGGTGGACGTGGTGGCCGCCGACGAATGCGACGTGGTGATTCTCGGTCTTGGCGGAGATGCCGTCCAGGCGGTGCTGCAGTCCTTCGCGGCGCGCTGGACGGGGCCGTCCCGGCCGATCCTGGTGGCTGGCTACGTCGGCATCGTCTATGAGCGGCTGGTCGAAGGTCTGTACCAGCGAGCCGGCGCCGATGTGGTGATCGCCAACAGCCCCGCCGACGCGCGCAGCTTCGCCGACCTGCTGACCGCGATCGGCTTCGATCCGTCCGCGGTGGTCACCGAGCCGCTGCCGTTCCTGGCCGAGGCTTCTCCCGGAGCGGCCGCCGAGGGCACCGCCCTCACTTTCGCGGCCCAGCCGGAGGTGCCCAGCCGCAAAGAGGACCGTCGTTATCTGGTCTCTCGCCTGATCGAGCACGCCCGGCGGCACCCGGAGCGTCCGGTCCTGCTCAAGGTGCGCGGGCTGGCCGGAGAGTCCCTCACCCACCCGGAGCCATATCCCTACCAGCGACTCGTGCAGCAGTTCGGCGGTGAGCTCCCGGCCAACTTTGAGGTGGTGGCCGGCTCGATGAGCGATGCTCTCGACCGCACCGCCGTCCTGGTCACCGTGTCGAGCACGGCCGCGGCCGAGTCGATCCATCGCGGCATTCCGACCGCGATCCTCACCGACTTCGGGGTACGCGAGGGCCTCGGCAACCACTTCTTCGCCGGGTCGGGCTGCTACGCCAGTTTCGATGAACTGGACGAGGGGGTGCGTCCGACGGCCGACCGGGAATGGGCGGCCGCACATGGGCTGGTCGCCATGCAGCGCGGTGCGCTGGCCGAGCGGATCGCCGCCTTGCGCAGCACCGAGTTGCCGGCGGTCAGCCCGTACTTCTCGCGTCGGCGGAGCCCGGTCTATCTGGGACGAATGCTCTCCGACCATGGTTTGGACAGCCAGGCCCGTCCATTGCACGACGGGTCCCGGCGGCGGGGGCGCTTCGCCAGTGCCGTGGCCCGCAGGCTTTACCGTGCCGGCGCTGCGATCGTCGCACCGGCCCTTCGGCGACTAGGAGAAGGATGA
- a CDS encoding acylneuraminate cytidylyltransferase: MTVQGGSASVVAVIPARGGSKGVPGKNLAPVAGVPLVVRAIRACLAAGRVDEVVVSTDDEGIAAVAERAGAIVVRRPAELANDTASSEAALRHVLQVRYPDQAPEVLLLVQCTSPFITAAEVDEVVAAILERGADSAFTAAPFHGFIWRVDDSAYGVNHDHRTRPRRQERPAEYLETGAAYAMRTEGFLAAGHRFFGNVQAVPTDPARVLEIDEPDDLARARAIAGLLETERPVLAKGAVQAVVLDFDGTQTDDRVWITADGVEQVAVHRGDGMGIAALRDAGLPILILSTEVNDVLTARAKKLRIECVHSAVEKQSELRAWCRRVHVDPEAVVYVGNDLNDLGCLQIVGWPVAVANAHPAVKQAAAWTTAASGGHGAVREVAAWILGEDLSGGR; encoded by the coding sequence ATGACAGTGCAGGGTGGTTCCGCGTCGGTGGTCGCAGTGATCCCGGCCCGCGGCGGATCGAAGGGGGTACCGGGCAAGAACCTGGCCCCGGTGGCCGGGGTGCCGCTGGTGGTCCGGGCGATCCGGGCCTGCCTGGCAGCCGGCCGGGTCGACGAGGTCGTGGTCTCGACCGATGACGAGGGGATCGCCGCCGTCGCCGAGCGGGCCGGAGCGATCGTTGTGCGTCGGCCCGCCGAACTCGCCAATGACACCGCATCCAGCGAGGCCGCGCTGCGGCACGTCCTTCAGGTGCGCTACCCGGATCAGGCGCCGGAGGTGCTGCTGCTGGTGCAGTGCACCAGCCCGTTCATCACCGCGGCCGAAGTGGACGAAGTGGTGGCCGCCATCCTCGAGCGCGGCGCCGACTCGGCGTTCACCGCGGCCCCCTTCCACGGCTTCATCTGGCGCGTGGACGACTCGGCCTACGGGGTCAACCACGATCACCGGACCCGGCCGCGCCGCCAGGAGCGTCCGGCCGAGTACCTGGAGACCGGGGCGGCCTACGCCATGCGGACCGAGGGCTTCCTGGCCGCCGGGCATCGCTTCTTCGGCAACGTCCAGGCCGTTCCCACCGACCCGGCGCGGGTCCTCGAGATCGACGAGCCGGACGATCTGGCCCGGGCCCGGGCGATCGCCGGCCTGCTGGAGACCGAACGTCCGGTGCTGGCCAAGGGTGCGGTGCAGGCCGTCGTTCTGGATTTCGACGGCACCCAGACCGATGACCGAGTCTGGATCACTGCGGACGGGGTCGAGCAGGTGGCCGTCCATCGTGGCGACGGAATGGGCATCGCCGCCCTGCGGGACGCGGGGCTGCCGATCCTGATCCTGTCCACCGAAGTCAACGATGTGTTGACCGCACGCGCCAAGAAGCTGCGGATCGAGTGCGTGCATTCGGCCGTCGAAAAGCAGTCGGAACTGCGCGCCTGGTGCCGTCGGGTCCACGTCGACCCCGAGGCCGTGGTGTACGTTGGCAATGATTTGAACGATCTGGGATGCCTGCAGATTGTTGGTTGGCCCGTCGCGGTCGCCAACGCTCACCCCGCCGTGAAGCAGGCAGCGGCCTGGACAACTGCGGCTTCCGGAGGTCACGGCGCGGTCCGCGAGGTAGCCGCCTGGATTCTGGGAGAGGATCTCAGTGGTGGTCGGTAA
- a CDS encoding N-acetylneuraminate synthase family protein, producing the protein MVGNSSSPRVRLIGDRPVGEGHPAYLIGEIGINHNGDLETALQLVHQAKAAGMDAVKFQKRTPEICTPRDQWDIERETPWGLMTYIEYRHRVEFGEDEYRAIDEHCRELGIDWFASPWDVPSVEFLKGFDSPVYKIASASLTDDELLSATRETGKPVILSTGMSTPEQIDHAVGVIGTENLILLHANSTYPAPTNQLNLRMMHTLMAQYPDVPIGYSGHEVGLQTTVAAVALGASVIERHITLDRTMWGSDQAASVEPVGMHRLVRDIRAVESALGDGVKQVYPGELAAMKKLRRVAGSDAS; encoded by the coding sequence GTGGTCGGTAACTCTTCAAGCCCGCGGGTGCGGCTGATCGGCGATCGTCCGGTTGGTGAGGGTCACCCGGCCTACCTGATCGGCGAGATCGGGATCAATCACAACGGTGACCTGGAAACAGCGCTGCAGCTGGTTCACCAGGCCAAGGCCGCCGGCATGGACGCGGTGAAGTTCCAGAAGCGGACCCCGGAGATCTGCACGCCGCGGGACCAGTGGGATATCGAGCGGGAGACCCCGTGGGGTCTGATGACCTACATCGAGTACCGGCATCGCGTCGAGTTCGGTGAGGACGAGTACCGGGCCATCGACGAGCACTGTCGCGAGTTGGGCATCGACTGGTTCGCTTCCCCGTGGGACGTTCCGAGTGTGGAGTTCTTGAAGGGCTTCGACTCACCGGTCTACAAGATCGCGTCCGCCTCACTTACCGATGACGAACTGCTCAGCGCCACCAGGGAGACCGGCAAGCCGGTGATCCTGTCCACCGGCATGTCCACCCCGGAGCAGATCGACCACGCCGTCGGCGTGATCGGCACGGAGAACCTGATCCTGCTGCACGCGAACAGCACCTATCCGGCACCGACCAACCAGCTCAACCTGCGGATGATGCACACCCTGATGGCGCAGTACCCGGACGTCCCGATCGGCTACTCCGGCCACGAGGTCGGCCTGCAGACCACGGTCGCCGCCGTCGCCCTGGGCGCCTCGGTGATCGAGCGACACATCACTTTGGATCGGACGATGTGGGGTTCGGACCAGGCGGCTTCTGTGGAGCCGGTCGGTATGCATCGGCTGGTCCGGGACATTCGGGCAGTCGAGTCCGCCCTCGGTGATGGGGTAAAGCAGGTCTATCCGGGAGAGCTGGCCGCGATGAAGAAGCTGCGGCGGGTCGCCGGTTCCGATGCATCCTGA
- a CDS encoding glycosyltransferase family 2 protein — MTSLVDVIVPLHDAAEHLPVFLASVQVNSPAGCRYLVIDDGSRDGSTELLDAAAARLPSLELHRLEHSVGVAAARNAALELVDAEYLAFVDADDWMAPERLSQLIAAHRRTGAAILRTDHVRVNRYRRIPEVAPSELREVAFPAGDGIGDAGGRTLVDYPYLWAGMFDLAQLPPLSELRFDPSLRTASDRPWFWRLHLLELSVAVVAAPSYFYRRSPGQASLTELGDDRLLDILDAMRQVLALAAASGVPAYRRRAAFTTVRMIARHVSARGRLDADQQHELVRRAAELLAEIDADDLAAALELVRPEQAEVAQALCAAGRRWSE; from the coding sequence ATGACCTCGCTGGTCGATGTCATCGTGCCGCTGCACGACGCCGCAGAGCACCTGCCAGTCTTCTTGGCCAGTGTGCAGGTGAACTCACCGGCCGGTTGCCGCTACCTGGTGATCGATGACGGGTCTCGGGACGGCTCGACCGAGCTTCTGGACGCCGCGGCCGCTCGGCTGCCGTCGCTGGAACTGCATCGGCTGGAGCACTCGGTGGGGGTGGCCGCCGCCCGCAACGCGGCCCTGGAGCTCGTCGATGCCGAGTACCTGGCCTTCGTCGACGCCGACGACTGGATGGCCCCGGAGCGGCTCTCTCAGCTGATCGCCGCTCACCGGCGCACCGGTGCGGCCATCCTGCGCACCGACCACGTCCGGGTGAACCGCTACCGGCGGATCCCCGAGGTCGCGCCCAGCGAGCTGCGTGAGGTCGCCTTCCCCGCCGGTGACGGCATCGGCGACGCGGGCGGACGGACGTTGGTCGACTATCCCTACTTGTGGGCCGGGATGTTCGACCTGGCGCAGCTACCGCCGCTGTCCGAGCTGCGCTTCGACCCGTCGCTGCGTACCGCCTCGGATCGGCCCTGGTTCTGGCGGCTCCACCTGCTCGAGTTGAGCGTCGCGGTGGTTGCGGCACCGAGCTACTTCTACCGGCGCAGCCCGGGCCAGGCATCCCTGACCGAGTTGGGGGACGATCGACTGCTGGACATCCTGGACGCGATGCGGCAGGTCCTGGCCCTCGCGGCGGCGTCCGGAGTTCCCGCCTACCGGCGTCGGGCGGCCTTCACGACGGTCCGGATGATTGCGCGCCACGTGTCCGCTCGGGGTCGCCTCGACGCGGACCAACAACACGAACTGGTCCGCCGGGCGGCCGAGTTGCTGGCCGAGATCGACGCGGACGACCTGGCGGCGGCTCTGGAGCTGGTCCGTCCGGAGCAGGCCGAGGTGGCCCAGGCGCTGTGCGCGGCCGGTCGAAGGTGGTCGGAATGA
- a CDS encoding CPBP family intramembrane glutamic endopeptidase yields MSVDVATSRWRSVAWKRVAQYYGIAFGGAIVVGLGIWGIRQVLPASLAVITQTVTAVFYMPLPIVAGLIVERLDRRRPLIAEEWAALRHHFFRTYARNAGTSLAVMIAILLVGFAAAWLAPVLGIPGAGHLATSTDELRQRLLEISPGLSPKVALPDPAALAATLLLQGALAGITINALFAFGEEYGWRGVLAGELRPLGVLRSNLVIGVLWGLWHAPIIILMGHNYGDQWALGVPMMVAWTVPLSFLLTWVKERTGSVLAPAMLHGAYNGTIGIFALLIIGGDLFIALPMGWLLVAVLTILAIIAWRFPPQPRSAQTV; encoded by the coding sequence ATGAGTGTGGATGTCGCGACCTCCCGTTGGCGGAGTGTCGCTTGGAAGCGAGTTGCCCAGTACTACGGGATCGCCTTCGGTGGCGCAATCGTGGTCGGACTGGGCATCTGGGGGATCCGTCAGGTCCTGCCGGCCTCACTGGCTGTGATCACTCAGACGGTCACTGCCGTGTTCTACATGCCGCTGCCCATCGTGGCCGGCCTGATCGTCGAGCGGCTGGACCGGCGGCGTCCGCTGATCGCTGAGGAGTGGGCCGCACTGCGGCACCACTTCTTCCGGACCTACGCCCGCAATGCCGGCACCAGCCTGGCCGTGATGATCGCGATCCTGCTGGTCGGCTTTGCCGCGGCCTGGCTGGCTCCGGTCCTCGGCATCCCCGGGGCCGGCCACCTCGCCACGAGCACCGATGAGCTGCGCCAGCGGCTCCTGGAGATCTCGCCCGGATTGAGTCCGAAGGTCGCCCTGCCGGATCCGGCCGCGCTTGCTGCCACCCTCTTGCTCCAGGGTGCGCTCGCCGGCATCACCATCAATGCCCTCTTCGCCTTCGGCGAGGAGTACGGCTGGCGTGGGGTGCTGGCCGGCGAACTGCGTCCGCTCGGCGTGCTGCGCTCCAACCTGGTGATCGGCGTGCTGTGGGGGCTGTGGCATGCGCCGATCATCATCTTGATGGGCCACAACTACGGCGACCAGTGGGCGCTCGGAGTGCCGATGATGGTGGCCTGGACGGTCCCGCTCAGCTTCCTGCTGACCTGGGTGAAGGAGCGCACCGGCTCGGTGCTGGCCCCGGCCATGCTGCATGGCGCCTACAACGGGACCATCGGGATCTTCGCCCTGCTGATCATTGGCGGAGACCTGTTCATCGCGCTGCCGATGGGCTGGCTTCTGGTCGCCGTACTGACCATCTTGGCCATCATCGCCTGGCGGTTCCCGCCACAGCCGCGCTCAGCTCAGACGGTCTGA